In the Argiope bruennichi chromosome 8, qqArgBrue1.1, whole genome shotgun sequence genome, GGGCAACAAGACAATAGATTAAGTTGGATTTAACCTAGCAGATCTTATTAACAGGTATTTTCGTCCAATGTTCATCTctaaaaagtattcttaaaacTATACTAAAAAAGTCTTGTCTTCAAATGGCTAGAAGAATGAGACCACATCTCAGTCAGAAGAAATATTCTCCTAAACATTACCTAAATCTTTAATTCCGTGCCATGAAATAGACAAGATATTATCCTCTCATATTTCAAGTGGTTTCATATGAAAGATTTTGACCATTTTGGCTGTATGGAAGAAGGTAATCCACTacattatgccactagctgcccaCTCACCTCATCTTTTTATCATAGCAAACTTATCATTGACTATGAACAAGTGTGATGGAAAACAACATAATGGAAAACAAAATGTCCAAGATAAAAACAGAAAACATAAACCAATTTTTTCCAGAATAATGTAGATTTGGTTTCCTAGATGCAAGCTCAAACTGTTACAAGCTAATTTGttttactgaaattttcttttaagctgTTTACCAAACAAATTAAACCTCATATTAAACTCCATGAGCTCATTTTATTCATGGAACACTTTTTTTGTATGATTGTATTGCATATTGCATAgttgtattgatattttatgttttgattgtaacttttcatttttctaacctgattttttttttcttttaataaatattttctgtgtaTACCTATTCAGATTTGGATACTTAGAAATTCGGAGTTTATGCAATTCTGATTAATGATGAATAAGGaaaatgatttcttcaaaattttaggtCATTGAAAGATATCAAGGTAGAGTTATTgtagttataattattatattagtacTTATTGCTAATCATAATTACTTTGACATACAGAATTTAATAGATAGCagcaatgttctttttttttttttttttaaaaaggaaaagtaacTATGAATAAATTGTGCTCCATTGTGGATATGATTTATGTTTTTGGAAAGAACATTATAAGTATGTTATTTGAAGAATGAAGTATTttggctttatttttaataagaagtcCCCATAAAAAGTTAATGTAATAATAGAAAACTGAGGTCATATTTGGATTGATAACAAAagttagtaaaaaaatgtttgatctaAACTAGCAAAAAGAGTTTCCcccattattattaaaattattattattatttaacgaaGGAAGATAAAATTCTAAACTTAAAAAAGTAGTTCGTAATTTTTCACAAGATTTTGTTTGAGTGTAGgtaaaaatgttttagtaatttGTGTTGTATTGTTTTAAGAATGTGCTAAATTCATAAAAGTATAAAGAATGAAATGGGCATGTCATCTTTTATTCTCATGTCAGATAATTGCATAtctaaaaagatttgtttttgtaTAATCAACAAGAAGCTGTCTCAGATTAAAGCCTAAAAAGATATTGCCCTCTGTAAGCTGATGAACTATGGATGATGAatgatactttataaaataaagcaaatgcatataaaaaaaagtatatacaaaATGCAGTTAGAAGCACATCAAATCATTACACTTCGATTGCTTAgttttacgaaaataattttaaggggGCATAGTCCCCTGCAATATAATAGTCCAATATTGCTGATATAGTGCTcaatatatttctgttttgagtAAGAATTGAAAGAATTGATGAACTGCATATCTTGTGCTAAGTGTGTGCATGTGGAAGACATGCAGCATACTACAAATATCTTTACAGCTCTGTTAATTGGAAACATATAAATGGAATTAGAAGTAACATTTACTAgtattaaatctttgaaaaataaattctcattagattcttttgcttttcttataagtaaggaaaaaaaaaaaaacattggaacagaaagaaagaaaattggatttaagaaaattcttttttgaaatgtttctatgTTTACAATTATGCTATAGATGTAAGCAATTACATACagttatgaaggaaaaaaaaaataatctatgacGTCCAGAAGTAACTGATATTACCAGATTTTTTTCTGCagatttataagttttaaatgtaataattgtaaaaaaaaagttttgagcatTTGTATTATTGATGATTTTgtgttgttaaaatttaaatattttttttctgatacttttACTTTCCTaaatgtcattattatttttttttatttattatttaatttatatattaaattagtttgTGGTTCATTTTAAGTACTTATTGAGATGGCATTTGAAATTCAGGAAAATCTTTGAAGTCTTttctttattagtaaaaataaagttgatttgtatttatctgaaatatcaaaaaatatgatttatttatttattggattatacatacttcaaaattaaatttttgctgaactttaattcagtattattctttgaaattgataattggcaactgaataaataatagttatttagaTGTTTTCATtcactaaaaatttaaagattgctTGAagttttaagaacaaatttatttgaaactattaaagtaaatgtataaatttaaatattttaattgtaagtcaATTCCTCTTAGAGTCATTAAGTAGCTTAAGAAAGTTTCGATTGAGTATTTTCGTAAAGTTACcaataaaatttatggaaaatgaaatgtatgtataaataaaaatgcaacttaACTCATTaagtaattatgttaattaattaaaaatatagaaaatttttcaagAGCCATCTTGATATTCTCAATTCTTTTCCCATTCTGAAAAATTGGTTTTGAATATGTCAAGTTCTTTTTGGATTATATATCTATACCatatacttacaatattttcCTGGTTTCAGTATTtgcctttgtaaaaataatattctttttgaaaaagagtgAAAGGTAGTAAGATTAAATTTCTACTAATTTTCTGTATTATGAGTTTTATtggtgtttttttaattgaatgcctgattttcttttagataaaaaaatgtgtttttcaagaattaattaaaatttattttaatattttactttaaattaagttTGGTTAAGTTTAATAATTTGGTAATGACATTCATTTTGttagaataatttaatgcattttgaaatgaaaattctgctattttatgttttgagttggaataataataataataattaactggCCTACACCAGCCTCTTGATTTTTTGGTTCTTTGCAGATTAGATGGTGTGcctgtaatttaaatataaaagtaacatTTCTAAGATcttgtgcatttattttattcagatggAACTCATTTTgcatgtttgtttttttcaaaatcattcaattttcttgcaaaatgtcaaaaaaaaaaaaaaaaaaaaaaaaaaaaaacttaaatattttacattttttttagaataatatttgtaatatggtTAGAAATTACCTGTATAGTATAATCATTGTTGAGAAAATAATGCTGTGTTCACCATTATTCAATGTAGTTTTTATATCCTATCACTTTCATTTTATGAAAGTTGTATATTAGTTTTCATTTCctgtaaatatttttgcctttttggagtaattctgaaatatttctaaatatgtttttcaatctTCAATTTTTCAAAGGATTGAGAGAATTTTCAGATTGCTTCATAATTGTATTAATGTTAAAATTGgtagaaatattgaattattagcAAGAAGtcctcagaaaaaataattattatagatgTGAGTACTGTCTGCATGCAactctagaaatttttttaaagctaccaATTTGAGAAACCTTATTGAAAATTAACTTTCCTAACTGaaagttaaatcttaattttttaattaaccattGTAAATTTgtgatatatctttaaaaattaattttataccgattttattctttatatattattgtaattttttattactatatatatgaacatatgtgaaaatattcaaatagctGTAGTCACTAAtccaatatcaatatttttttcttgggcTTAATAAGTTGTCTAATATTTTTGCTACTTTAATTATGCTTCTTTTGACAATCTTTTTCTTTGATTCTTTAACGATAGTCCAGCTACGAAAggtcaataacaatatttttattaataacaatcttttttctaacaattataagtggcaatatttttctctataacaatttttttttacgaagATCTAAGTATACCATTATAAACAGATTCTGctgttataaaactattttatgtttAAAGACAAGCAAAATACTTGCTGTTAATTTGGTAGTATCCTCCTTTTCCATTTTTAGCTAGttaataatttagcaatttttgatTATTCTACCAAATAGTTTTTCTTGCCTGATTAGTTACTATCTAAATATTCTAAACTTAAAAAAGCTTCCAATTGTATGttaacaaattttcttaatgaaaatattgttaagaatttttgtttttatatacaaataccaattttttttgtcacattttgtTAATTGTActcttgttaaaaaataattaaatagtattattttaatttccttatgaTAAATTTATACTGATGCTATTCTTTATGCTGAACATATCTAAAAAAGCACAATTTAATATTACaacagtttctttttaataaatataaatgcatccggtgtaaatattttttatgatctaATTTCTATCTGAATGAAAATGACTTGTTTCTTTATCCAAATGATAAACAAATTAGTGTTAATTAGCagtcatttaattttatgaaaattcacaTTAATTATTACACCAAGAACGATTTATATAAGTTCACATGCTTagtaaattatacttatttttgctcgcaatctttattttaatattaaagagaaaatataggtattttcaatttttacgtGTGAAATTGTTGAATCGCttgcataaattattaacaagttctcacaacattcttttaaaagtttaaatttaagtaacactttctttttgattatacaatttattaaaaaattttcttgattcgaaaagaaattttgatttagcTATGCATAAAGAAACACATATGAAATAACTTTTCTAAATTgtctaatcatttattttatgtaggtcattttgaaatttgtaaaaataatagaatatctaactaacatatatttataatatactaacTCAGTATATAATTCACATCTATGTTTTTAGCATaggaggaatatatatatatacatatatatattatatatatatgaaacaggATAACTTTAGTAGGTGCTGTCAAGTCAAGTATTTCACAGCTCAAAGATTTGAGAATTCAGAAACTGCTTGGCACTGAAATACATCGTCATGTTTTTTTCTCATCATCTGCATGTTCAGCCATGTTTCATCTCCTAAGGTTTTTTTGAAAGGTGCTTAAACACCATATTTGCTAATTCAGAGAAATTTTTCATTAGCAACATCCattcttctttttcttgaatttctggTGCATTTTTAGCAATGAATTCTATAGTAGTATATTTAAGGTCGTCATCAGAATGTTTGTGTCCCAGAAGAAGTATATTAATGGCATTGCTTATATCCAGGTTACACACCATGATTTTGttgcacatttttttcaaatcacataattcatatttatccGCAGCATAATAAAGTTCCTGCGCCATCTGAACATCAATATATCCAATTTCACCGGAATAAATATATTGCAACATTTCTTTGACAGCGTCTGCTTTAATATCCAGAATATTTATTTCCTTCGAATTTGCTCCCAGTTGAGATTTCATCATTGTTTTGAAAACAGCAGATCTTGCGCTTAAAATAGCTTTATGAGCAGGAAAATTTTTGCCATCTACTTTTAAAGTAACATCAGAAAAATGTCCTTCCAAAAGTAGTTGGTTCATgtcttgaaacatttttaactgTGATTTATTCATGTATGGGTCATTATCTTCTATTTCAACATTCATAATTGCTTTGTTTTCAAAGATTTCTAAGacacaattcaaatttaaagttccatcgagaagaattttgtttttatcatctAAAAGAAAATCTCTTCGACAAAATGCCATCCAGCCGAGATGAGATTCAAtgcttattttctgtttaatgcATTTTGCATTCAGTTCTCTGCTGTTACTGTCAAGTATTGCACATGAGAACTGGATAAGCATCTCATCGGTTGAattcttctttaagtaaacagACAAATAATCCTTCACTCTCTCATTGTAACCATGAGAATAGAGAATCAAGTTAAATGAGTTAGTTTTGTCCCCTACTTTTAAACCAAGAGCTGAACTAACTGTACTGGAACCAACTGCGGTTTTTgttacaagaattttaaaattctgaagagTCCATTTATATTCGAATTTATATGCTTTATAACAGCCATGATCCACTTGTGATTCCCTTACAACACTTACATTTTGACCCATTATTTAGGCTTGAAgtagatatatgtatatatatatattaaaatcaagtaatttCCTTTCTTACTaatgtaagtttaaaaaataagacttaCTTTACTACAGTAGTTCTTGTCAAAGAATTTGTTTCAGTGCAGGAAGCTGAAGAATAAAACATAACAGTTCATTCAGGATGTATGATACGGTTGTGAAGGTTTTAATGTATTCTAAAATAGTCTTTTTCTTATCTATGTATTGATAACTTCTTTTATCTTTGTCTCGGGGCTTCCCCGAATTTCAGTCTGTTTATCGTCTTTTATAAAAGGGAACAGGAGTTCGTCGTTTTTAGTTTAAtgtttgattcattaattaatattatgtatgtGCCTCTTAATTTTAGGTTCGATATCTCAGCTTCCATTATTTTTGGAGATGAAAATAAATGTGATGGTTTTATCTATTTAGATAGCTTGAATTgacgtcttcatttcatttttaactgataaaaattgGTTGGTGGGAAAGTACCGTTTCGTTCTTGTTTAGTTAtcagtaaaaaagataaataaaattattaaatatttatgcttgCGCATTTCGGTTTTTCTCCAAGTTTCGTTAAATCTAAGAAAAGTATAACTTGCCTTCATGAAAATACTTTATTCTGAACTTCTTTCCAAacattgatctttttatttttctatacattaAGAGAATTTATAACaatcatcaaacaattcaaacccaaagttttgacgaatttccacgtgtCAGACCTCCctaaatgcacaaaaaaaaaaaaaaaaaaaaaacgtttttgttatgagcacgataattcaaacattttgagctagaaggatgaaatttggtatatattggTATCCACAATATATATTCGTATAAAATTTGTCTGTTATGCATGTCAACGCAGTTATGTCAAAAACGCACTGATTTGTATAAATGTCAATGGTGTGATTGTAtttgtagttctatatcaaatttgtcAGGAAGAAAAAAGGCGCCCATAAATGGTCTTTGCACCGAAGTTATTGGCCTGTATAAATGTTTAGATGGTATCTGTCAAAGAAAAATGTGCCTGCCTACCTATATGCATACGAACACATGACAcatagatgcatgaaatttggcatacgattttattattagaaatatgagcattaaaattttgaactaaatctgccAATAGGAGGGCTATCTGCCATTTTTTCTATTCATGCTCATGctaatgcgataattcaaaaatgaacgCTAGATAAATGAAACCGATTTTAGGGTTGAAAATTGACAACGAGCTGCATTATGTATGTATATGAGAATATCTAGGAAGAAAATATtcccattatttaattttatttgttgatatgGTAGTTTGTTCAACTTAAcactgtatcattttttttactactttgctattcatctttattattagtatcgATGTATGTGTTTTGGCGTTCTACAGATCAggtcgtttgacctacagctacaaaATCTGGCACACATATACCTTGTAGGGTAAAAATATGAATCtcgtaatgatttaaaaaaaataattaaaatttgaattttctaaaaagtaagtTGAATTTTGGCGTTTGTCTGTGATgagttccgaaaatattattgcacaaaagtgAATTTCACACCGTTTCAAattaagtcagccatctaactcccACCCACCACGAAGAcgcacggatttaaaccataaaaactgaatgaccggaccgccgcaacaacaacattggtgggaactgtggttgagtcctaagggccgtcaccggccacggtacaaccctctccgaaggaagtacgtcccgtcatcgatgggaggagtcagatcccccacctattagtgtaccttccagggtggcgagatccaaccaccatgccggaagcatctcatcctcatttcgaggtgcccccccccgggggGATAccgtttcaaataaaaaaaaaatgtccctttaatgatatcaatttaatagtcgGGCGAACTTTTCCTcatatttggcaatttttcatttttcctccCTAATTTGTTGAAGTATATTCCATTATCCcctgaaattcaataattttcattgctttatcaaattgtttgattttttttttttttttagttgaactAACTTTCCGTTTTTTAAAACAACTGTATAGGggtattttgggatggacctcgtaattctgagtCGCTTTCAGATAATAAGAATGGCATCTTGCATCCCTTGTCCGAAATTCCGCACCATAG is a window encoding:
- the LOC129981385 gene encoding speckle-type POZ protein B-like, which produces MGQNVSVVRESQVDHGCYKAYKFEYKWTLQNFKILVTKTAVGSSTVSSALGLKVGDKTNSFNLILYSHGYNERVKDYLSVYLKKNSTDEMLIQFSCAILDSNSRELNAKCIKQKISIESHLGWMAFCRRDFLLDDKNKILLDGTLNLNCVLEIFENKAIMNVEIEDNDPYMNKSQLKMFQDMNQLLLEGHFSDVTLKVDGKNFPAHKAILSARSAVFKTMMKSQLGANSKEINILDIKADAVKEMLQYIYSGEIGYIDVQMAQELYYAADKYELCDLKKMCNKIMVCNLDISNAINILLLGHKHSDDDLKYTTIEFIAKNAPEIQEKEEWMLLMKNFSELANMVFKHLSKKP